From Oxyura jamaicensis isolate SHBP4307 breed ruddy duck chromosome 19, BPBGC_Ojam_1.0, whole genome shotgun sequence, the proteins below share one genomic window:
- the PEX12 gene encoding peroxisome assembly protein 12, with protein MAELGAHLTAPPADGGGGQRPSVFEAVAQESLTAALRPALRHLAKVLAESNPGRFGCLWRWFDEAYAALDLLLQQHYLASCSASFSENFYSLKRVPLGGRQRPALAAAGLPKKQHWQSLLLLVLVPYLKGKLERLVASLREEDEYSIHPPSSSWKRFYRAFLAAYPFVHMTWEGWFLIQQLCYILGKAQHHSPLLRLAGVRLVRLTAEDIQSLERKVPVPASGQARSFKTRVQSAVRRALGGIAFSLSSGLAVSVFFLQFLDWWYSSENQETIKSLTALPTPPPPVHLDHGEGSVLLPKLKTVCPLCRKIRVNATALSTSGFVFCYRCVYSYVKAHQRCPVTGYATELQHLVKLYSPES; from the exons ATGGCGGAGCTGGGCGCTCACCTCACGGCGCCCCCGGCCGAtggcggcggggggcagcggccgAGCGTCTTCGAGGCGGTGGCCCAGGAGAGCCTGACGGCCGCCCTGCGGCCTGCCCTGCGCCACCTGGCCAAG GTGCTGGCCGAGTCCAACCCCGGGCGGTTCGGCTGCCTGTGGCGCTGGTTTGACGAGGCGTACGCCGCCCtggacctgctgctccagcagcactaCCTGGCCTCCTGCAGCGCCTCCTTCTCTGAAAACTTCTACAGCTTGAAGAGGGTACCGCTGGGAGGCCGCCAACGGCCAGCCCTGGCCGCCGCTGGGCTGCCCAAGAAGCAGCACTGGCAGTCTCTCCTGCTGCTCGTCCTCGTCCCTTACCTGAAGGGGAAGCTGGAGAGGCTGGTGGCCAGCCTCCGGGAGGAGGACGAGTACTCCATCCACCCCCCGTCGTCCTCCTGGAAGCGTTTTTACAGAGCCTTCCTAGCCGCCTACCCCTTTGTGCACATGACCTGGGAGGGCTGGTTCCTGATCCAGCAGCTGTGCTACATCCTCGGGAAGGCGCAGCACCACTCGCCCCTGCTGCGGCTAGCTGGCGTCCGCCTGGTGAGGCTGACTGCGGAGGACATCCAGAGCCTGGAGAGGAAGGTGCCTGTACCCGCCTCAGGGCAGGCACGCAG CTTCAAAACACGAGTGCAGTCAGCGGTGAGGAGAGCGCTGGGTGGCATTGCCTTCTCCCTGTCCAGCGGGCTGGCTGTGAGCGTGTTCTTCCTCCAGTTCCTGGACTGGTGGTACTCCTCGGAAAACCAGGAAACGATCAAATCTCTGACGGCGCTGCCCACTCCGCCGCCCCCCGTGCATCTCGACCACGGGGAGGGCTCGGTGCTTTTACCCAAGCTGAAGACGGTGTGCCCGCTGTGCCGCAAAATCCGAGTCAACGCCACCGCCCTGTCCACGTCGGGCTTTGTGTTCTGCTACCGCTGCGTGTACAGCTACGTGAAGGCTCACCAGCGCTGCCCCGTCACCGGCTAcgccacagagctgcagcacctcGTCAAACTGTACTCTCCCGAGAGCTGA